In one Kiritimatiellia bacterium genomic region, the following are encoded:
- a CDS encoding glycosyltransferase family 2 protein, translated as MLSVVVPFLNEKDNLPVLYRRLSETLAGGEEDFEIIFVDDGSSDGSADWVAARAREDKRLKLIKLSRNFGHQIAITAGLDYSGGAAAVIIDADLQDPPEVIPRLVEKWRAGFEVVYAVREQRAGETWLKKLLAGLFYRIFRKLVDFEAPLNAGDFRLVDRKVVAALKNVRERHRFMRGLTGWVGYTHCAVTYKREPRQAGITKYPVWKSFILAWDALTSFSGKPLMWATGLGIFIALLGGLEAAIIIINKLRNPSGPVPGWATIMVAVLLLGGIQLISLGIIGQYVGRIFDEAKKRPLYFIAETIGLPPAEKNESARAAG; from the coding sequence ATGCTGTCCGTCGTAGTGCCGTTTCTGAATGAAAAAGACAATCTTCCCGTTCTTTACCGGCGGCTGAGTGAAACTCTTGCGGGCGGGGAGGAAGATTTTGAAATCATTTTTGTTGACGACGGCAGTTCGGACGGGTCGGCCGACTGGGTGGCCGCCAGGGCCCGGGAGGACAAACGCCTGAAGCTGATAAAACTTTCCCGGAATTTCGGGCATCAAATCGCGATTACCGCCGGTTTGGACTATTCCGGCGGCGCGGCCGCCGTGATTATTGACGCCGATTTGCAGGACCCCCCGGAAGTCATACCGCGCCTGGTTGAAAAATGGCGCGCAGGATTTGAGGTGGTGTACGCCGTCCGGGAACAGCGGGCCGGCGAAACCTGGCTTAAAAAACTGCTGGCCGGCCTTTTTTACCGGATTTTCAGAAAGCTGGTTGACTTTGAGGCGCCCCTCAACGCCGGCGATTTCCGCCTGGTTGACCGCAAAGTGGTTGCGGCCCTTAAAAATGTGCGGGAGCGGCACCGCTTCATGCGCGGCCTGACCGGCTGGGTCGGCTATACCCATTGCGCGGTAACGTACAAGCGCGAGCCGCGGCAGGCGGGCATCACCAAGTATCCGGTCTGGAAATCATTTATCCTTGCCTGGGACGCGCTCACGTCTTTTTCCGGAAAACCGCTGATGTGGGCGACCGGTCTGGGAATTTTCATAGCCCTGCTCGGCGGTCTTGAGGCCGCCATCATCATCATCAACAAACTGCGCAATCCCTCCGGCCCGGTGCCCGGCTGGGCCACGATAATGGTGGCCGTTCTCCTGCTCGGAGGAATTCAACTGATCAGCCTGGGGATAATCGGCCAGTATGTCGGCCGGATATTTGA
- a CDS encoding HAD-IIIA family hydrolase: MNKAVFVDRDGTLNEMVYDEIHGTLDSPRRPEDVVLKPHAADFIKCAHRHGYLVIVATNQPGIARGTLSLKALTAVNDKLAARLAAEEAKWDELRFCPHAPGPAPAKNKYAVACECRKPRPGMLLAAARKFDIDLPSSWMLGDGLNDVQAGKNAGCQTMLVTRLKIEQIELFFSLDNCRPDFIVPDLGQAAEIIAEE; the protein is encoded by the coding sequence ATGAACAAAGCGGTATTTGTTGACCGAGACGGCACCTTGAATGAAATGGTGTATGATGAAATCCACGGCACCCTTGATTCTCCGCGCCGTCCGGAAGACGTTGTTCTCAAACCCCATGCGGCGGACTTTATAAAGTGCGCCCATCGGCATGGTTACCTCGTAATCGTGGCAACCAACCAGCCGGGCATAGCCAGGGGAACCCTTTCGCTGAAAGCATTGACGGCGGTCAACGACAAACTGGCCGCCCGGCTCGCCGCCGAAGAGGCCAAATGGGACGAACTGCGGTTCTGCCCTCACGCTCCCGGTCCGGCGCCGGCAAAAAATAAATATGCCGTCGCCTGCGAATGCCGCAAGCCCAGACCGGGCATGCTGCTGGCGGCGGCGCGCAAGTTTGACATTGATTTGCCGTCCAGCTGGATGCTGGGCGACGGACTGAACGACGTGCAGGCGGGCAAAAACGCCGGATGTCAGACCATGCTCGTGACCCGGCTGAAGATTGAACAAATTGAGCTGTTCTTCAGCCTGGACAATTGCCGGCCGGACTTTATCGTCCCGGACCTGGGGCAAGCGGCGGAAATCATTGCGGAAGAATAA
- a CDS encoding sugar phosphate nucleotidyltransferase, whose protein sequence is MQTVILAGGLGTRMKKLAARLPKALIPAAGRPFIEHQLELLRRNGCGDILICAGYRGKMLEKHLGDGASFGVKISYSRESPRKLLGTGGALVNAFAMLREKFMVLYGDSYLPIDYRKVVRAFEKNSAPALMCVYRNKNKWDVSNVKIRDGFVVFYSKNPGGERCDYIDYGLSIYRKSVMEAYLNAPLPLDLAQIQENLAARRQLRAHVAAERFYEIGRPSGLEDFEKYIGSARGRR, encoded by the coding sequence ATGCAGACGGTCATTCTAGCCGGAGGCCTGGGAACGCGAATGAAAAAACTGGCGGCCAGACTGCCAAAGGCGCTCATTCCCGCCGCCGGCCGGCCTTTCATTGAGCACCAGCTGGAACTTCTGCGGCGGAACGGCTGCGGCGATATCCTCATCTGCGCCGGCTACAGGGGAAAAATGCTTGAAAAGCATCTGGGCGACGGCGCTTCTTTCGGCGTGAAGATCAGTTATTCCAGGGAATCCCCCCGCAAACTGCTCGGAACCGGCGGCGCCCTGGTCAACGCTTTTGCCATGCTGCGTGAAAAGTTCATGGTTCTGTACGGCGATTCTTATCTCCCGATTGATTACCGGAAAGTTGTCCGGGCTTTTGAGAAAAACAGCGCCCCGGCCCTGATGTGCGTTTATCGCAACAAAAACAAATGGGATGTCAGCAACGTAAAAATCAGAGACGGTTTCGTGGTTTTTTATTCAAAAAACCCCGGCGGCGAAAGATGCGATTATATTGACTACGGCTTGTCCATTTACCGGAAATCTGTTATGGAAGCATATTTAAACGCCCCCCTCCCCCTTGACCTGGCGCAAATCCAGGAGAACCTGGCCGCCCGGCGGCAGTTGAGGGCGCATGTGGCCGCGGAAAGATTCTATGAAATCGGCAGGCCTTCCGGGCTGGAAGACTTTGAAAAATACATCGGGAGCGCGCGCGGCAGAAGATGA
- a CDS encoding GDP-mannose 4,6-dehydratase produces the protein MKCLITGAGGFIGSCLAEYLLGQDQSVVAAMRRPDEFLKHLNGRLAAACGDLTDAVFIDRLLERHEPDIIFHLAAQSLPLVSWTDPALTFRANLTGSLKLFEGAERQSRPPLIIAVSSSSVYAPGRENIPIAEDAPLRPDSIYAASKLAMEHLAGIYCAKKNLKTICVRPFFIIGPRKTGDVSSDFARGIARIERGKESELRVGNLENIRDFLDVRDCVSALWQIALRGKIGGVYNICSGAGHSIGALLDIFRKNTGADLRIVNDPEKMRPIDNPDKTGDPARLKALGWQPQVDLETSVKAILDYWRKVF, from the coding sequence ATGAAATGCCTGATTACCGGCGCCGGCGGCTTCATCGGAAGCTGCCTGGCTGAATATCTGCTCGGACAAGACCAGTCGGTTGTCGCGGCCATGCGCCGGCCGGATGAATTCTTGAAACACCTCAACGGCCGGCTGGCGGCCGCCTGCGGCGATTTGACGGACGCCGTGTTTATTGACCGCCTCCTGGAGCGGCATGAACCGGACATTATTTTCCACCTCGCGGCCCAGAGCCTGCCGCTTGTTTCCTGGACCGATCCGGCGCTGACTTTCCGCGCCAATCTGACCGGCTCGCTCAAACTTTTTGAAGGGGCCGAGCGCCAATCCCGCCCGCCGCTGATCATCGCGGTTTCCTCCAGCTCGGTTTACGCACCCGGCCGGGAAAACATTCCCATCGCCGAAGACGCGCCGCTCAGACCGGACAGCATCTACGCGGCCAGCAAGCTGGCCATGGAACACCTGGCCGGAATCTACTGCGCGAAAAAAAACCTGAAGACAATATGCGTCCGGCCGTTTTTCATAATCGGCCCGCGGAAAACGGGCGACGTCAGCTCCGATTTCGCCCGCGGAATCGCGCGCATTGAACGGGGCAAAGAAAGCGAATTGCGGGTGGGCAACCTGGAAAACATCCGCGATTTCCTTGACGTGCGCGACTGCGTTTCCGCGCTCTGGCAGATCGCCTTGCGCGGGAAAATCGGCGGCGTTTACAACATCTGTTCCGGCGCCGGGCATTCCATCGGCGCCCTCCTGGACATATTCAGAAAAAACACAGGGGCGGACTTGCGGATAGTTAACGACCCGGAAAAAATGCGGCCCATTGACAACCCGGACAAAACCGGCGACCCGGCCCGGCTGAAGGCGCTGGGCTGGCAGCCGCAGGTTGACCTGGAAACTTCGGTTAAAGCAATCCTGGATTACTGGCGAAAGGTTTTCTGA
- a CDS encoding Gfo/Idh/MocA family oxidoreductase has protein sequence MQKMKVAIIGAGLQCRRRAPAVRACAQTELAVIADRTFQKADAAAKDFGCAAVKTWQEAVAMEEIGVVLVCTPPYAHAEIGAAALRAGKHVLCEKPLARSLAEADAMLAAARQAKKILKCGFNHRHHPAVREAKAALERGDIGQALFARCRYGICGRPEYEKEWRADPDQAAGGQFIEQGTHAIDLFRWFLGEITEATGMTARRFFTGQPLDEDGMAVFRTSSAATASLHSSLTQWKNLFSFEVFGRDGYAAVDGLGASYGTERLVIGQRDFEAPFSENITEYRGGDVSWKEEWKEFIAAISEGREPLGNGEDGRKALQIALAVYESEKTGKIIKF, from the coding sequence ATGCAGAAAATGAAGGTTGCCATCATCGGCGCGGGCTTGCAGTGCCGCCGGCGGGCGCCGGCAGTAAGGGCGTGCGCCCAGACGGAATTGGCGGTCATCGCCGACCGCACTTTTCAAAAGGCCGACGCCGCCGCAAAAGATTTTGGCTGCGCCGCGGTCAAAACCTGGCAGGAAGCCGTTGCCATGGAAGAGATCGGCGTCGTGCTCGTCTGCACGCCCCCTTATGCGCACGCCGAAATCGGCGCCGCCGCCCTGCGCGCCGGCAAGCACGTTTTGTGCGAAAAACCGCTGGCCCGCTCGCTGGCCGAGGCCGACGCGATGCTGGCCGCGGCGCGCCAGGCGAAAAAAATCCTCAAATGCGGCTTTAACCACCGCCACCATCCCGCCGTCCGGGAGGCAAAAGCGGCGCTTGAAAGGGGAGACATCGGCCAGGCGCTCTTCGCGCGCTGCCGTTACGGCATATGCGGACGGCCGGAATACGAAAAGGAATGGCGCGCGGACCCGGATCAGGCCGCCGGCGGGCAGTTCATTGAACAGGGCACCCATGCGATTGACCTCTTCCGCTGGTTCCTGGGAGAAATCACCGAGGCAACCGGCATGACCGCGCGGCGTTTCTTCACCGGCCAGCCCCTGGACGAAGACGGCATGGCCGTCTTTCGCACATCATCGGCGGCCACGGCCTCCCTGCATTCCTCGCTGACCCAATGGAAAAATCTTTTTTCCTTTGAGGTCTTCGGCCGCGACGGTTACGCCGCCGTGGACGGACTCGGCGCCAGCTACGGCACCGAGCGGCTGGTTATCGGCCAACGCGATTTTGAAGCGCCCTTCAGCGAAAACATCACTGAATACCGCGGCGGCGACGTTTCCTGGAAAGAAGAATGGAAGGAATTCATCGCCGCAATTTCCGAAGGGCGGGAGCCGCTCGGCAACGGCGAGGACGGCCGGAAAGCGCTGCAAATCGCGCTGGCGGTCTATGAATCGGAAAAAACCGGCAAAATCATCAAGTTTTAA
- a CDS encoding nucleotide sugar dehydrogenase, whose amino-acid sequence MKKTGIIGLWHQGVVGAACLAGLGFDVLAADPNEQTVRRLRAGRPPLFEPGLEELLRKNLRAGRLRFTANLQAVVKNRPLVLLMSDTPVDEKDRSDLSGIFGAARKIAPALENDSVILVTAQVPVGTCALLEAEIRKKNPALRFSLAYSPENLQLGRAIERFLNPPLRVIGADNERAFARLVPLLSAIGGKWERTSLVTAEMVKHALNGYLAVSLAFGNELGNLCDKTGADGFRLAEILRAEPRIGRKAMLMPGLGFAGGTLARDMQTLRGLGRRCGVKTPLLNGAWQSNIIQNRMVVLKLRRALKPLAGRKITVLGLAYKPGTSALRRSLSLEIIAELNRANASVTAHDPKADRREIAGRADFRFENNPYRAARGADALLLLTGWKEYKNLDYGRIRKTMAGDLLIDANNILNRADLVRAGFRYIGFGRGFDAAQEESTPCRK is encoded by the coding sequence ATGAAAAAAACAGGCATTATCGGATTATGGCACCAGGGAGTGGTCGGCGCCGCCTGCCTCGCCGGTCTGGGCTTTGATGTTTTGGCCGCGGACCCGAACGAACAAACCGTGCGCAGGCTCCGGGCCGGACGGCCGCCGCTCTTTGAACCCGGCCTGGAAGAACTGCTGCGGAAAAACCTGCGCGCCGGACGCCTGCGCTTCACCGCCAACCTGCAGGCGGTTGTGAAGAACCGCCCGCTGGTCCTCCTCATGTCTGACACCCCCGTTGACGAAAAAGACCGGAGCGATTTGAGCGGCATCTTCGGGGCCGCGCGGAAAATAGCTCCCGCCCTGGAAAATGACTCCGTCATCCTGGTAACCGCGCAGGTGCCGGTCGGCACCTGCGCTCTGCTGGAAGCGGAAATCAGGAAAAAGAATCCCGCCCTGCGCTTTTCTCTCGCCTACAGCCCCGAAAATCTTCAGCTCGGCCGGGCGATTGAACGTTTCCTCAATCCGCCCCTGCGGGTGATCGGCGCGGACAATGAACGCGCTTTTGCCCGGTTGGTCCCCCTCCTCTCCGCCATCGGCGGAAAATGGGAGCGGACATCGCTGGTAACGGCTGAAATGGTAAAACACGCCTTGAACGGATACCTGGCGGTCTCGCTCGCCTTCGGCAATGAACTGGGCAACCTCTGCGACAAGACCGGCGCCGACGGTTTCCGGCTGGCGGAAATCCTCCGCGCCGAGCCGCGGATCGGCCGCAAGGCGATGCTGATGCCCGGGCTGGGTTTCGCGGGCGGAACGCTGGCGCGCGACATGCAGACCCTGCGCGGACTCGGCCGCCGCTGCGGGGTAAAAACGCCCCTCCTCAACGGCGCCTGGCAGTCAAATATAATCCAGAACCGGATGGTTGTCCTGAAACTGCGCCGGGCTTTAAAACCGCTCGCCGGCAGAAAAATAACCGTGCTGGGGCTGGCCTACAAGCCGGGCACCAGCGCCCTGCGGCGTTCGCTTTCCCTGGAAATCATCGCCGAACTGAACCGCGCAAACGCGTCTGTTACCGCGCACGACCCGAAAGCCGACCGGCGGGAAATAGCCGGCCGCGCCGATTTCCGTTTTGAAAATAACCCTTATCGGGCCGCCCGCGGCGCCGATGCTTTACTCTTGCTAACCGGCTGGAAAGAATATAAAAACCTGGACTACGGCCGAATCAGAAAAACAATGGCCGGCGATCTTTTGATTGACGCCAACAACATTCTCAACCGGGCCGATCTCGTGCGCGCCGGTTTCCGCTATATCGGCTTCGGACGCGGATTTGACGCGGCGCAAGAGGAATCAACGCCATGCAGAAAATGA
- a CDS encoding NAD-dependent epimerase/dehydratase family protein, with the protein MKKMERTLGNSVRKIFVTGGAGFIGSHVVDCLMAQDYQVCVYDNLSNGRREYVSAHFENPNFTFIQADILDMERLRNASRDHDLVWHLAANTDIIGGAENPRRDLQDCAAGAFNVVEAMRLNNIKPLLFSSTGAVYGELCRDRPVNEQAGPLLPVSTYAAGKIGGEAFISAYCHLYGLRAWIFRFGNVIGKRMTHGVIYDFIHKLRANPDKLLIRGDGRQEKNYFLVEECIDGMGWAFRNIPMTAENPCDIFNLGTATISRVTDIAEIIRNEMELPAAGIAVEGTPKAWPGDQPRVHITVERMRRLGWTAKHTSDEAVRIAVRRMLGKE; encoded by the coding sequence ATGAAAAAAATGGAACGCACCCTCGGCAATTCCGTCAGAAAAATTTTCGTAACCGGCGGGGCCGGCTTCATCGGCAGCCACGTTGTGGATTGCCTCATGGCGCAGGACTATCAGGTCTGCGTCTACGACAACCTTTCCAACGGCCGCCGCGAATACGTCTCCGCCCACTTTGAAAATCCGAATTTCACCTTTATACAAGCGGATATTCTGGACATGGAACGCCTCCGGAACGCCAGTCGGGATCACGACCTCGTCTGGCACCTCGCCGCCAACACCGACATAATCGGGGGCGCCGAAAACCCGCGGCGCGACCTGCAAGACTGCGCGGCCGGCGCTTTCAACGTTGTTGAGGCCATGCGCCTCAACAATATCAAGCCCCTGCTTTTTTCCTCAACCGGCGCGGTCTACGGCGAACTTTGCCGCGACCGGCCCGTAAACGAGCAGGCCGGCCCTCTCCTGCCGGTTTCAACCTACGCCGCCGGGAAAATCGGCGGCGAGGCTTTCATTTCGGCTTACTGCCACCTTTACGGACTGCGCGCCTGGATTTTCCGCTTCGGAAACGTGATCGGGAAAAGAATGACGCATGGCGTCATCTATGATTTCATCCATAAATTGCGCGCCAACCCGGACAAACTGCTCATCCGGGGCGACGGCCGGCAGGAAAAAAACTATTTTCTCGTTGAGGAATGCATTGACGGCATGGGCTGGGCGTTCCGCAACATTCCCATGACGGCCGAAAATCCCTGCGATATTTTCAACCTCGGGACCGCCACAATTTCCAGGGTTACCGACATCGCGGAAATCATCAGGAACGAAATGGAACTGCCCGCAGCCGGAATCGCCGTTGAAGGCACGCCAAAAGCCTGGCCCGGCGACCAGCCCAGGGTGCATATCACCGTGGAGCGGATGCGCCGGCTGGGCTGGACCGCAAAACACACCTCCGACGAGGCGGTGCGCATCGCCGTGCGGAGAATGCTGGGGAAAGAATGA
- a CDS encoding NAD-dependent epimerase/dehydratase family protein, with protein MNRRPTNRYFITGGAGFIGAHLVNRLLDTTAAEVVVYDNFSTGRRWPFAERIKSPRLTIVESDASDLECLEAAMTGCETVFHLAANSDIARAAEEPEIDFWNGLYLTHNTLEAMRRCGCKRIFFSSGSGVYGDVPPVPLPEAWPHSIPISTYGASKLGSEALISAYSHLFGIRGTVMRFANVVGPHQTHGVAYDFIRRLLKAPQRLLIFGDGRQSKPYIFIADVLDAFLLAEQKQSAPYEVFNVGAEDFLTVTQIAEIVVAKMKLAGAVFEYTGGARGWKADVPVYRLQTDKIRKLGWRNRMTSREAVEAAVAAMLEDARLGRIKPAA; from the coding sequence ATGAACCGCAGACCGACCAACCGTTATTTCATAACCGGCGGAGCCGGTTTTATCGGCGCGCACCTCGTCAACCGCCTGCTGGACACAACCGCAGCGGAAGTGGTCGTCTACGACAATTTCAGCACCGGCCGCCGCTGGCCCTTTGCGGAAAGAATCAAGAGCCCCCGGCTGACAATTGTTGAATCGGACGCCTCAGACCTGGAATGCCTGGAGGCGGCCATGACCGGCTGCGAAACCGTCTTTCATCTCGCCGCCAATTCCGACATCGCGCGCGCGGCCGAGGAGCCGGAAATTGATTTCTGGAACGGCCTTTACCTTACCCATAACACCCTGGAGGCCATGCGGCGCTGCGGCTGCAAGCGCATTTTCTTTTCCTCCGGTTCCGGCGTCTACGGCGACGTGCCCCCCGTGCCTCTGCCGGAAGCCTGGCCGCATTCCATTCCCATTTCAACTTACGGCGCCAGCAAGCTGGGAAGCGAGGCGCTGATCAGCGCCTACAGCCATCTCTTCGGAATCCGGGGCACGGTCATGCGCTTCGCCAATGTTGTCGGCCCCCATCAAACCCACGGCGTGGCCTACGATTTCATCCGCCGCCTGCTGAAAGCCCCGCAGCGCCTTCTCATTTTCGGCGACGGCCGACAAAGCAAGCCGTATATTTTCATCGCCGACGTCCTGGACGCCTTCCTGCTGGCGGAGCAAAAACAGTCCGCGCCTTACGAGGTCTTCAACGTCGGCGCCGAGGATTTTCTGACCGTCACCCAGATCGCCGAAATTGTCGTTGCCAAAATGAAGCTCGCCGGCGCGGTTTTTGAATACACCGGCGGCGCCCGCGGCTGGAAGGCCGATGTCCCCGTTTACCGCCTCCAAACCGATAAAATCAGAAAACTGGGCTGGCGCAACCGGATGACTTCCAGAGAGGCGGTGGAGGCGGCGGTCGCGGCCATGCTGGAAGACGCGCGCCTGGGCCGGATCAAGCCGGCGGCATGA
- a CDS encoding galactokinase → MIITRTPFRITLGGGGTDLPSFYEQHGGFIFAMCINKYMYILLNRRSVADRKIVVRYNQVETVDSIEEIRHPLAREALRLHDVRANIELTSIADMPAKTGLGSSGSYLAGLLTAIRAYKGESAPPATIAEEACRIEMDILGEPVGKQDQYMAAFGGFRKLAIAPDGKVTVERSPVDFATANELVSKARVYYTGVQRSATAVLKKQDEAARRRENPGHKNTIECLLNIKEIGRRIYEAFLARDLDAFGALMDEHWRFKKQMSAAVSLGVMDNLYAEVKKRFGVLGGKIIGAGGGGFLMLYCPKQARALDEFMTGQGMPPIAYFPSRQGAHVVSDLTALDDFD, encoded by the coding sequence ATGATTATCACACGGACGCCATTCAGGATCACGCTGGGCGGGGGGGGAACCGACCTGCCTTCGTTTTACGAACAACACGGCGGTTTTATCTTCGCCATGTGCATCAACAAATACATGTATATACTCCTCAACCGGCGTTCCGTTGCCGACCGGAAAATCGTCGTCCGCTACAACCAGGTTGAAACTGTTGACAGCATTGAAGAAATCAGGCATCCCCTGGCGCGGGAAGCGCTCCGTCTGCATGACGTGCGCGCCAACATTGAATTAACCAGCATCGCGGATATGCCGGCCAAAACGGGGCTGGGCTCGTCCGGCTCCTATCTCGCGGGCCTGCTCACCGCCATCCGCGCATACAAGGGAGAATCCGCCCCGCCCGCGACAATCGCCGAGGAAGCCTGCCGGATTGAAATGGATATTCTCGGGGAACCGGTCGGCAAGCAGGACCAGTACATGGCGGCCTTCGGCGGTTTCAGGAAACTTGCCATAGCTCCCGACGGCAAGGTAACCGTGGAACGCTCGCCGGTGGATTTCGCCACGGCCAACGAGCTCGTTTCCAAGGCCCGCGTCTATTACACCGGCGTACAGCGTTCCGCCACGGCCGTCCTTAAAAAACAGGACGAGGCCGCCCGCCGGCGCGAAAATCCCGGCCATAAAAACACGATTGAATGCCTGCTCAATATCAAGGAAATCGGCCGGCGCATTTACGAAGCTTTCCTGGCCCGCGACCTGGACGCGTTCGGCGCGCTCATGGACGAGCACTGGCGGTTTAAAAAACAAATGTCCGCCGCCGTCAGCCTCGGCGTCATGGACAACCTCTACGCGGAAGTTAAAAAACGATTCGGCGTCCTCGGCGGCAAAATAATCGGGGCCGGCGGCGGCGGCTTTCTGATGCTTTACTGCCCGAAACAGGCGCGCGCCCTGGATGAATTCATGACCGGCCAGGGCATGCCGCCCATAGCTTATTTCCCCTCCCGGCAGGGAGCGCACGTGGTCAGCGACCTGACCGCCCTGGATGATTTTGACTGA
- a CDS encoding transaldolase yields MAETDEKRGLQDLKIKIFADGADLDSIIDAYEKKIVKGFTTNPTLMAKAGITNYLAFATEVLRVVRDMPVSFEVFSDDMAGMRQQALRLNELGANVYVKIPVTNTRGEQSAPLIRELAELGLKLNITAIMTTEQVGGLVPVLRPDVPSIVSVFAGRIADSGRDPLPAMKNALAILKPLPAAELLWASPREVLNIIQADEIGCHIITVTPDLLAKTGNLGKELEIYSLETVRMFYHDAVRSGFTIL; encoded by the coding sequence ATGGCGGAAACGGATGAAAAACGCGGTCTCCAGGATTTGAAGATAAAAATATTTGCCGACGGCGCCGACCTGGACTCAATCATAGACGCCTACGAAAAAAAAATCGTAAAGGGTTTCACCACCAATCCGACGCTCATGGCGAAGGCCGGCATCACCAACTACCTGGCTTTTGCCACCGAAGTCCTGCGCGTAGTGCGGGATATGCCGGTCTCGTTTGAAGTGTTTTCGGACGACATGGCCGGGATGCGGCAACAGGCTCTGCGGCTGAACGAGCTGGGGGCAAACGTCTATGTCAAGATTCCCGTCACCAACACCCGCGGCGAACAATCCGCCCCGCTGATCCGGGAGCTGGCAGAACTGGGCTTGAAACTCAACATCACCGCCATCATGACCACGGAACAGGTCGGGGGGCTTGTCCCCGTTTTGCGGCCCGATGTGCCGTCAATCGTGTCGGTTTTCGCCGGACGCATCGCGGATAGCGGACGCGACCCCCTGCCGGCCATGAAAAACGCGCTGGCGATTTTAAAGCCTCTGCCCGCGGCCGAACTGCTCTGGGCCAGTCCGCGCGAGGTTCTCAATATCATTCAGGCCGATGAAATCGGCTGTCATATCATCACCGTTACCCCCGATTTGCTCGCCAAAACCGGCAATCTGGGAAAGGAACTGGAGATTTATTCGCTTGAGACGGTGCGGATGTTTTATCATGATGCCGTCAGAAGCGGATTTACAATTCTGTGA
- a CDS encoding SIS domain-containing protein gives MKFINKYLAESAVITGKIKRRPLAAMIAHLARARRRRTRVYVLGIGGSAATASHFVNDLRKLAGLDACAPTDNVSELTARINDDGWENCLEGWLRAGRLRKNDVVFVFSVGGGDLEKNISANLVRALQFARKKGAVILGIVGRAGGYTAKIADACVLVPVVNPGRVTPHTESFHALLAHLIVSHPKLRSAAPKWEAETSGKT, from the coding sequence GTGAAATTCATCAATAAATACCTGGCCGAATCCGCCGTTATCACCGGAAAAATCAAGCGCCGGCCGCTCGCCGCCATGATCGCGCATCTGGCCCGCGCCCGGCGGCGGCGGACGCGGGTCTACGTGCTCGGCATCGGCGGCAGCGCCGCGACCGCATCCCATTTTGTCAACGATTTGCGCAAGCTGGCCGGCCTGGACGCCTGCGCGCCGACCGATAACGTGTCCGAGCTGACCGCGCGCATTAATGACGATGGCTGGGAAAACTGCCTTGAAGGCTGGCTGCGGGCCGGCCGTCTCCGGAAAAACGACGTTGTTTTTGTCTTTTCGGTGGGCGGGGGCGACCTGGAAAAAAACATCAGCGCGAACCTTGTCAGGGCGCTCCAGTTTGCCAGAAAAAAAGGGGCCGTGATCCTGGGGATTGTCGGGCGCGCCGGGGGTTACACGGCGAAAATCGCCGATGCCTGCGTGCTTGTGCCGGTTGTCAATCCGGGCCGTGTTACCCCGCACACGGAATCGTTTCACGCCCTGCTTGCCCACCTGATCGTGTCGCACCCTAAACTGCGCTCGGCCGCGCCCAAATGGGAGGCGGAAACAAGCGGCAAAACCTGA
- a CDS encoding pentapeptide repeat-containing protein, protein MKDLRPIILVIMLPLVMLPPAPAQKKIINIKTKGVSAADLTKEQCLQIIRGIHIGKDLSGAKLDEADISGANLSFANLSEASLKKSILKNARLNQANLTKANLEKAILYQADLNGAKLVNANLKNANLTKANLQNASMVGADLSQAALIDADLSGANLTGAIMEGAKTNGAVFSGTILPDGQIHP, encoded by the coding sequence ATGAAGGATTTGCGCCCAATCATTCTGGTTATCATGCTCCCGCTGGTCATGCTCCCGCCGGCCCCGGCCCAGAAAAAAATCATTAACATCAAAACCAAAGGCGTCTCCGCCGCCGATCTGACCAAAGAACAGTGCCTGCAGATAATCCGCGGTATTCATATCGGCAAGGATTTGAGCGGCGCCAAACTGGACGAAGCTGATATTTCCGGCGCCAATCTCTCGTTCGCAAACCTGTCCGAGGCCAGTCTGAAAAAATCCATCCTTAAAAACGCCCGGCTCAACCAGGCCAACCTGACCAAGGCCAATCTGGAAAAAGCCATCCTTTATCAAGCCGATTTGAACGGCGCCAAACTGGTAAACGCCAACCTGAAAAACGCCAACCTGACCAAGGCCAATCTGCAAAACGCCTCCATGGTGGGGGCGGACCTCAGCCAGGCCGCGCTCATAGACGCCGATCTGAGCGGGGCCAATCTTACGGGAGCCATCATGGAAGGAGCTAAAACCAACGGAGCCGTTTTCAGCGGCACCATACTGCCCGACGGCCAGATTCACCCCTGA